The nucleotide window TTCCACGAATTGCAACCAGGAAGTGCTGCGGGGAATCCCGTATGTGAACTTTGAGGTTGTGCTCTCTTCTGCACGTCTGGCTCCTTCTTGTGTGAAAACATCCAGCTCCTGTACAGCTGAGAGGTAGGAGACAAAGAAACTCTTTTTATCAATATACTCTCTCCATATAAAACCCTACACTCTGTTTATACGtgacaatatttatttaatggaTTAAATACTGGCATTGTACGTACACACAGTAAATACACATTCTAGTATATTTTGTGTATCTTCTTAAatggaaaaaagacaaaacaacacagttATACAGCTGGTTAAGAAACAGTGAACTAATTTCAGTGCTAtgcaaaatcaaaacaatacaCGTATAAACTGGTACATGAAGCAAGAAGGACCAGGAAGAAGAAACATCCTATATTACCTGTCCCATTActataaatacaatacaatattcaATACAGGTGACCATttgatttcctttcttttcacaaaTCACATAACAAATCAATTATAGATTAATCAATAACCGCCAAAATAACGTAAACATTACTCAACAAGATCAAAAAGTTTCAAAACGTTTTTTCataaattttatattttcttaaattGAGTAATGTTTCAGCGAGATCagcgttttttgtttttagatttcttttattctttctgtCCTCTCaatcttctctttgtttcccaCCAGCATCAAAAGCCTCAgaagcctcctcctctcttacAACCCAGCATCCCACTTCAGCACCGCAGCCAGCCACTTCTGCTCTGCAAGGCCAATGTTCGCCCTAAATTTGAGCAAAACCCTGCCAAGGAGGTGCGTAAGAAAAACAAGGAGCAAGGGGAGAGGCGGGAGGACGGATGAAGACGGCTCTGTCCTGTCACTGACACGCCTTTGTCTGCTCAGCCTCGCCGACAACATGAAGGACGTGTGGGTGAAAGACTACGCTGACAAATACCTGGATCAGTATTCATTCAGGCACATTATGGGACCTTTCAATTTACTCCGTGAGTTTGCGAGGGCTTATTCAACATTCCTCTCTCACCTGCCTGCTCCCACTTTATGGCATTTAAATTTGGAACTGTCATTACATGACTGTTACTGTGTGTCGTTTAAGTGACTGTGTCATAAATCAGTGATCACACGTTTTGTTTATCTCTAACCATTTGAACTTCAGCAACTGTCATTCACCATGTTAGCAAAATGTCTGAGATGTCAATACAATGATTGCCCTCGACCTCTCTGGCCCGAGAATAATAGATTAACAGAGTGATGGATCACTTCTAATGCCTCTCCTTCCATCTTTTACTCCCCATGTAGCTGGAGAACTGGTTGAGGAGCTCACGCAGATGCTGTGCACCAGAAAACAATTGTCCCGAGCGGCCCTCCACCTTCTGCTGGTCCCCCAACTCCGTGGCCTGTCACTGGAAAGCTGTCCTGGTCTGGTCACCTCCGCCCTCTGTGCCCACATTACTGCACGTTGCCAGGTCAGGCTGAAACCAGTGTCTCCTGAAACCAGTGTCTTATTTTACAAATACCTGTGGGCATATTTAATAGTTGGGAGTCAGCGTGAAAGATAACGTGAAGCATCAGTTGCCTCATTGCTTGCTTACGTCTTTACATCTTCAAAAAAATTGTTCTTCACTGAAAGGCAATGAATCATTTGATATATGGGGTCGAAAATTATCCAACAGTCGGAGTATTTGTTTCTTAGGGATGGAAAAATGCATTAGTCGGCCGTATTCGAAGTCTAGTCGCGCCTCTGTTACATAATaggtcttcaaatgcagcctgtgAAGGATGCaacccctgaattgagacacagcttgtgtttgttttttttgtcccagGGTCTGTGTAGACTGGATCTATCTGGGGCCCAGCAGCTACCCTCAAAGGTCCTATGTGAAACCATCTGCTGCCTGCCTGCCCTCCGCTCGCTCTCGCTGGCTGGTATGCCTTGTGACGCATGTGTGATCACCACGATTGCCCACCACTGCCGTTTGCTGCGCCACCTCGATGTATCCTGCTGTCATTTCCTTTCCCCTGCTGCACTACTTCCTCTTGGAGGTGGTGCCTTTTGCTCATCCCCTGCTCGTCCTTCAAGCTCATCGTTTTGCCGCACCTCTACATCTCCACCTCCTagttcctctttctcctctgcccCCTCACCCTCCGTCTCTTCagccctgcctcctctccccctcagtAGTCTACTGGCTCTGGATATTGGGTTTGgggaagaagatggagacaaTGCGGGGGCTGCAGCCTACCTACTACTCTCTCTGCCTGGGCTTGAGAGAGTGGCCATGGAGGGCCTAGCACAGGCCTGCTGTCTCATTGAGCACAGAGAGTTTAAGCAGACAGATGAGTTCAGTTACAGAGAAGGAGTTCCGAGGCTGGAAGAggtgtggagggagaggaggaacaggCAGGGGATCGATagttggaggaagaagagagaagacgTAGCAGCAGGGGTTGAGGAacatgatgatgaggaggagatatTGTGGGAAGACTATTGTGGTGAGAGTGAGAAAGACGCATGTACAGATGAGGAGCCAAGTTGCTCTCTGAAacaagcagaggaaaaaaagcgAGGGAGAGTTTTGTCAGAGTCGGGTGATGAACACCTGATCCTGCACCTAAAAGATGTCAAGGGTGTTACTTGGGACTGTCTGGAAAGTTTAAGCCGTTTATGTCCAGACATCTGCTCCATATCCATGAACGCTGATGATGAATCAAGTACGGGGAGAAGGAGTGGG belongs to Platichthys flesus chromosome 3, fPlaFle2.1, whole genome shotgun sequence and includes:
- the si:ch211-214j8.12 gene encoding uncharacterized protein si:ch211-214j8.12, producing the protein MFALNLSKTLPRRCVRKTRSKGRGGRTDEDGSVLSLTRLCLLSLADNMKDVWVKDYADKYLDQYSFRHIMGPFNLLPGELVEELTQMLCTRKQLSRAALHLLLVPQLRGLSLESCPGLVTSALCAHITARCQGLCRLDLSGAQQLPSKVLCETICCLPALRSLSLAGMPCDACVITTIAHHCRLLRHLDVSCCHFLSPAALLPLGGGAFCSSPARPSSSSFCRTSTSPPPSSSFSSAPSPSVSSALPPLPLSSLLALDIGFGEEDGDNAGAAAYLLLSLPGLERVAMEGLAQACCLIEHREFKQTDEFSYREGVPRLEEVWRERRNRQGIDSWRKKREDVAAGVEEHDDEEEILWEDYCGESEKDACTDEEPSCSLKQAEEKKRGRVLSESGDEHLILHLKDVKGVTWDCLESLSRLCPDICSISMNADDESSTGRRSGSVLAAALRTWSAQLLSLSVQFPGPLVDLLPAIQVVGSSLVSLTVEGVKTSPQSPLLEVIKSCPRLRDLLIFAEPPIMPEEENGEWDRWDERDLPQLPHLSSLTLKFSYSHSQMKPAMSWRSLRKTLKCLLIGSPLLEKLTLVSLPCPLDCVLKCVLGPHLNPRMDSTDVPPVPLRRVQHITLQRTDVTMVTVKNIIQHSKRLKLVDVRYCWQISKVEWLSCMKSSEVQVVWV